Proteins co-encoded in one Populus trichocarpa isolate Nisqually-1 chromosome 10, P.trichocarpa_v4.1, whole genome shotgun sequence genomic window:
- the LOC7474183 gene encoding pentatricopeptide repeat-containing protein At3g22690 — MAATLHLSTLIPATPTSVALPNQNELKILTKHRSSPTGSFKKCKTMTELKQLHSQITKNGLNHHPLSLTNLISSCTEMGTFESLEYAQKALELFIEDNGIMGTHYMFSSLIRGFSACGLGYKAIVVFRQLMCMGAVPDNFTFPFVLSACTKSAALTEGFQVHGAIVKMGFERDMFVENSLIHFYGECGEIDCMRRVFDKMSERNVVSWTSLIGGYAKRGCYKEAVSLFFEMVEVGIRPNSVTMVGVISACAKLQDLQLGEQVCTCIGELELEVNALMVNALVDMYMKCGAIDKARKIFDECVDKNLVLYNTIMSNYVRQGLAREVLAVLGEMLKHGPRPDRITMLSAVSACSELDDVSCGKWCHGYVLRNGLEGWDNVCNAIINMYMKCGKQEMACRVFDRMLNKTRVSWNSLIAGFVRNGDMESAWKIFSAMPDSDLVSWNTMIGALVQESMFKEAIELFRVMQSEGITADKVTMVGVASACGYLGALDLAKWIHGYIKKKDIHFDMHLGTALVDMFARCGDPQSAMQVFNKMVKRDVSAWTAAIGAMAMEGNGTGAIELFDEMLQQGIKPDGVVFVALLTALSHGGLVEQGWHIFRSMKDIYGIAPQAVHYGCMVDLLGRAGLLSEALSLINSMQMEPNDVIWGSLLAACRVHKNVDIAAYAAERISELDPERTGIHVLLSNIYASAGRWDDVAKVRLHLKEKGAHKMPGSSSIEINGKIFEFTTGDESHPEMTHIEPMLKEICCRLRDIGYVPDLTNVLLDVNEKEKEYLLSRHSEKLAIAFALISTGQGMPIRVAKNLRICSDCHSFAKLVSKSYSREIIVRDNNRFHFFQQGFCSCGDYW; from the coding sequence ATGGCTGCAACACTTCATCTCTCTACTCTAATTCCTGCTACCCCAACCTCCGTAGCTCTACCCAACcaaaatgaactaaaaattTTGACCAAGCACCGCTCTTCTCCAACTGGGTCTTTCAAAAAATGCAAAACGATGACAGAACTCAAACAACTACACTCTCAAATCACTAAAAACGGCCTAAATCACCACCCTTTATCTCTAACCAACCTTATATCCTCTTGCACTGAAATGGGCACTTTTGAAAGTTTAGAATACGCGCAAAAGGCATTAGAGCTCTTCATAGAAGATAATGGAATAATGGGTACTCATTATATGTTTAGTTCTTTGATTAGAGGTTTCTCTGCATGTGGACTTGGTTATAAAGCCATTGTAGTCTTTCGTCAACTGATGTGCATGGGTGCTGTCCCTGATAATTTCACATTTCCCTTCGTGCTAAGCGCGTGCACGAAGAGTGCTGCGCTTACTGAGGGGTTTCAAGTCCATGGAGCAATCGTTAAAATGGGTTTTGAGAGAGATATGTTTGTAGAGAATTCTTTGATACATTTCTATGGCGAGTGTGGAGAGATTGATTGTATGAGAAgggtgtttgataaaatgtctGAGAGAAATGTTGTGTCATGGACTAGCTTGATTGGTGGCTATGCTAAGAGGGGCTGTTATAAAGAGgctgtttctttgttttttgagaTGGTAGAGGTGGGTATTAGACCCAATTCAGTTACGATGGTAGGAGTGATTTCAGCTTGTGCAAAGTTGCAGGATCTCCAGTTGGGAGAGCAGGTGTGTACTTGTATTGGTGAGTTAGAGTTGGAGGTTAATGCACTGATGGTTAATGCACTTGTTGACATGTACATGAAATGTGGAGCTATAGATAAGGCAAGAAAGATTTTTGACGAGTGTGTTGATAAAAATTTGGTCTTGTACAACACAATCATGTCAAATTATGTGCGCCAAGGGCTGGCAAGAGAAGTTCTTGCTGTATTGGGTGAAATGTTGAAACACGGTCCACGACCTGATAGGATTACAATGTTGTCTGCAGTCTCAGCATGTTCAGAGTTGGATGATGTTTCTTGTGGAAAATGGTGCCATGGTTATGTTTTGAGGAATGGATTAGAAGGTTGGGACAATGTTTGCAATGCCATCATTAACATGTACATGAAGTGTGGCAAACAAGAAATGGCTTGTAGAGTCTTTGATCGCATGTTGAACAAGACTCGGGTGTCATGGAACTCACTGATTGCAGGTTTTGTTAGAAATGGTGACATGGAGTCCGCTTGGAAAATTTTCAGTGCGATGCCAGACAGTGATCTTGTCTCTTGGAACACAATGATCGGGGCTTTGGTACAAGAGAGCATGTTCAAGGAAGCGATAGAACTTTTTCGGGTAATGCAGAGCGAGGGAATAACGGCAGACAAGGTGACAATGGTGGGTGTTGCATCGGCCTGTGGGTATCTAGGAGCTCTGGACCTTGCAAAGTGGATCCATGGTTATATTAAGAAGAAAGATATTCACTTTGATATGCACCTTGGCACAGCCTTGGTTGATATGTTTGCTAGATGTGGTGACCCTCAGAGTGCAATGCAAGTTTTCAACAAGATGGTGAAAAGAGATGTTTCAGCCTGGACTGCTGCCATTGGTGCAATGGCCATGGAGGGAAATGGAACTGGGGCTATTGAGCTTTTTGATGAGATGCTGCAGCAAGGGATCAAACCAGATGGAGTGGTTTTTGTGGCACTCCTGACTGCATTGAGCCATGGTGGGTTGGTAGAACAGGGTTGGCATATTTTCAGGTCCATGAAGGATATCTATGGCATAGCTCCCCAAGCTGTCCATTATGGGTGCATGGTTGATTTGCTTGGCCGAGCTGGGTTACTGAGCGAAGCTCTTAGTCTCATAAATAGTATGCAAATGGAGCCTAATGATGTGATCTGGGGATCGCTTTTAGCTGCTTGCCGGGTGCACAAAAATGTAGACATCGCAGCTTATGCAGCTGAAAGGATAAGCGAATTGGATCCTGAGAGGACTGGGATTCATGTGCTTCTGTCAAACATATATGCCTCTGCAGGAAGATGGGATGATGTTGCAAAGGTTAGGCTACACCTAAAGGAGAAAGGAGCCCATAAAATGCCTGGATCAAGCTCAATCGAGATCAATGGCAAAATTTTTGAGTTCACGACTGGTGATGAATCACACCCAGAAATGACCCACATTGAACCTATGTTGAAAGAGATTTGCTGTAGGCTAAGAGACATTGGCTATGTTCCTGATCTTACGAATGTTCTGCTTGATGTTAATGAGAAGGAAAAGGAGTACCTGCTCAGTCGACACAGTGAAAAATTGGCAATAGCTTTTGCACTTATCAGTACAGGTCAAGGAATGCCAATTCGTGTTGCAAAGAATCTCCGAATATGCTCTGATTGCCACTCATTTGCCAAACTAGTATCAAAATCATACAGCCGAGAAATCATTGTTCGGGATAACAACCGTTTCCACTTTTTCCAGCAAGGTTTCTGTTCTTGTGGTGATTATTGGTGA